GAATTGATGAAGCTGTAGCTCTGGGCCAGTTCGTACAGGCACCGTGCCCGGGCCTGCGGATCGCTGGCCGTGTCCGCGCAGTTTTCCAGCGTGGCGGCCACAAGGTCGAAGTTGCCCTGCCTGCGGTAGAGCTTGGCCATGCGCAACTGGGTGTCGGCCACGGCCTTGGGATCGCCAGCGGCATGGGCAAGGCACTTTTCATAGGATTCCAGAGCCTTGGCCCAGTTACCAAGCTGGTCGTACACATCGCCGAGCTGGGACATGACCTTCCAGGCAAGTTCATTGTCCCGGCCCAGTTCCAGATACATGGCTTCAAGCAGGACAACGGCCCGCTCCAGATCGCCCTTGTAGGCAATGGATATTTCCGCAAGCCGTTCCCATGCTTCCTCGCGGAACTTTCCCTGCGGCTGATCCTGAAGATAGTGTTCGTATCCCTTTTCGGCTT
Above is a window of Pseudodesulfovibrio tunisiensis DNA encoding:
- a CDS encoding tetratricopeptide repeat protein; the encoded protein is MIRTYALALFAALLICLSGCGPNDAPGMKDIRQAREAYSKGFFLEAEKGYEHYLQDQPQGKFREEAWERLAEISIAYKGDLERAVVLLEAMYLELGRDNELAWKVMSQLGDVYDQLGNWAKALESYEKCLAHAAGDPKAVADTQLRMAKLYRRQGNFDLVAATLENCADTASDPQARARCLYELAQSYSFINSWNQAKKSLERLLVLDGADEEIRALGTFLLADIYEAEREYAKARELLMSIRETYPNPKVVESRLNSLDAHAQ